In Phyllobacterium zundukense, one DNA window encodes the following:
- a CDS encoding SOS response-associated peptidase, whose product MCGRFSLLGTPEEIEAWFDLMELEAFPPRYNIAPTQPILMVVSGETPPPGSNRPNRRALLVRWGFIPGWVKDTANYPLMINARSETAIEKASFKAAMRHRRALIPASGFYEWRRTGDKKAQAYWIRPRDGGIVAFAGLYEPWANAEGSEIDTGAILTTGANANLRFIHDRMPVVIEQKDFTRWLDCKTQEPRHVADLMKPAQADFFEAIPVSDKVNNFANTGPEIQERVAETLEERKKPARAKPPEPDDQMKLF is encoded by the coding sequence ATGTGTGGACGTTTTTCCCTCCTCGGAACCCCGGAAGAAATCGAAGCTTGGTTCGACCTAATGGAACTAGAGGCATTTCCCCCACGCTATAACATTGCCCCAACGCAGCCGATCCTCATGGTGGTCAGCGGTGAAACACCGCCACCCGGCAGCAATCGTCCGAACCGCCGGGCGCTGCTCGTACGTTGGGGCTTCATTCCGGGCTGGGTGAAGGATACGGCAAACTATCCGCTGATGATTAATGCCCGCTCGGAAACGGCCATCGAAAAAGCCTCGTTCAAGGCCGCGATGCGCCATCGCCGTGCTCTGATCCCGGCCTCGGGCTTTTACGAATGGCGCCGGACTGGCGACAAGAAAGCCCAGGCCTATTGGATCAGGCCGCGAGATGGCGGGATTGTCGCCTTCGCCGGTCTCTATGAGCCATGGGCCAATGCGGAAGGCTCGGAAATAGATACAGGGGCGATCCTGACAACGGGCGCCAACGCGAATCTGCGCTTTATCCATGACCGCATGCCTGTGGTGATCGAGCAGAAGGATTTCACCCGCTGGCTCGATTGCAAGACGCAGGAGCCCCGCCACGTCGCCGATCTCATGAAGCCGGCACAGGCGGATTTCTTCGAGGCTATCCCCGTCTCGGACAAGGTCAACAATTTTGCCAACACCGGGCCGGAGATTCAGGAGCGGGTTGCTGAAACTCTGGAAGAGCGCAAGAAACCGGCGCGGGCCAAACCTCCAGAGCCTGACGACCAGATGAAATTGTTCTAG
- a CDS encoding NUDIX hydrolase codes for MDQIPLSATVDGVSAVCIRDGAFLLVERGREPSKGWLAFPGGRREEDETPQDAAIRELYEETGIVATGVSYLTTVTFDYSTPEFPSPKPFRLAVFLAHDPTGEAVAADDAAAVHWLRVDEMAAFDVTESVLEVAYDLASSFES; via the coding sequence ATGGACCAGATTCCCCTTTCCGCAACTGTCGATGGTGTTTCGGCCGTCTGTATTCGCGATGGAGCTTTCCTGCTCGTCGAACGCGGACGCGAACCATCGAAGGGCTGGCTGGCATTTCCGGGTGGGCGACGCGAGGAAGACGAGACGCCGCAAGACGCGGCCATCCGCGAGCTTTACGAGGAAACCGGCATTGTCGCGACCGGGGTCTCTTACCTCACCACGGTGACATTCGACTATTCCACGCCGGAATTCCCGTCGCCCAAACCGTTCCGCCTCGCCGTTTTCCTGGCTCACGATCCAACGGGCGAGGCCGTCGCCGCCGACGATGCAGCAGCCGTCCACTGGTTGCGGGTTGATGAGATGGCGGCTTTCGATGTGACGGAGAGCGTATTGGAAGTTGCATACGATCTTGCGAGCTCGTTCGAAAGTTGA
- a CDS encoding TIGR02301 family protein produces the protein MRRIGLITAFLAVIVAAAPAHAVDPLYEAKLVRLAEVLGSIHSLRNLCGEKSSQWRDRMDSLLLAENPDPARKARLIASFNRGYRTFNETYSTCTSQAIAAIDRYQSEGMRLSSEIVSGYGN, from the coding sequence GTGCGTCGCATAGGATTGATCACAGCGTTTTTGGCAGTCATTGTCGCAGCGGCGCCGGCTCATGCGGTCGATCCCCTGTATGAAGCGAAGCTCGTTCGCCTCGCGGAAGTGCTTGGGTCAATCCACTCATTGCGTAATCTTTGTGGTGAGAAGAGCAGTCAGTGGCGCGATCGCATGGATTCACTGCTTCTGGCGGAAAATCCTGACCCTGCGCGCAAGGCGCGGCTGATCGCAAGCTTCAACCGTGGATACCGCACATTCAACGAGACGTACTCGACCTGTACGAGCCAGGCGATTGCGGCGATTGACCGCTACCAGAGCGAAGGAATGAGACTTTCTTCTGAGATCGTATCGGGCTATGGAAATTAA
- a CDS encoding D-alanine--D-alanine ligase family protein, protein MSRLRVAVLFGGKSAEHDVSVMSARNVAQAIDQERYDVVLIGITRQGRWLLINGEFPQSVPEDGAQISFLPGGKGRTLVLPQSGSAYEIAPVDVLMPVLHGQFGEDGSVQGLAEVAGIAYVGCGIFGSAAAMDKHQAKCLLAQAGLPVARGVTINRQDSPDIEAISRDLGWPVFVKPVRQGSSVGVSKARTTEELRSAIDNALQYDSRVLIEEFIEAREFELGVLEGEDGTLRVSVPGEIAPAAAHGFYSYEAKYIDADGAALFVPAHIGESTATALQDMTKRAFIALGCEGMARIDFFLRADGQAFINEINTIPGFTDISMYPKIFAASDVPYPELIDRLIRHALKRAA, encoded by the coding sequence ATGTCCAGGTTACGCGTTGCAGTTCTGTTTGGTGGCAAATCAGCCGAGCACGATGTTTCGGTTATGTCGGCCAGAAACGTCGCCCAAGCTATCGATCAAGAAAGATATGATGTCGTCCTGATCGGGATTACGCGCCAGGGCCGATGGTTGCTTATTAATGGCGAATTTCCGCAATCTGTTCCCGAGGACGGTGCACAGATCAGCTTTCTGCCCGGCGGCAAGGGGCGAACCCTTGTTCTTCCGCAATCCGGCTCCGCCTATGAAATAGCGCCTGTGGATGTGCTGATGCCGGTCCTGCATGGCCAGTTCGGTGAAGACGGCTCTGTTCAGGGTTTGGCGGAAGTCGCAGGCATAGCCTATGTCGGATGTGGCATTTTCGGTTCGGCGGCAGCCATGGACAAGCACCAAGCCAAATGCTTGCTGGCCCAGGCAGGTTTGCCGGTGGCACGCGGCGTAACTATCAACCGGCAAGATTCGCCGGATATCGAAGCGATTTCACGCGATTTGGGTTGGCCAGTCTTTGTCAAACCTGTGCGACAGGGCTCCTCCGTCGGGGTCAGCAAGGCCAGGACAACCGAGGAGCTCCGATCGGCCATCGATAATGCCTTGCAGTATGACAGCCGTGTTCTGATCGAAGAATTCATCGAGGCACGCGAATTCGAATTGGGTGTCCTCGAAGGTGAGGACGGCACTTTGCGCGTATCAGTTCCGGGCGAAATCGCCCCCGCTGCGGCACATGGTTTCTACTCTTATGAGGCGAAATATATCGACGCCGACGGCGCTGCGCTGTTCGTGCCGGCCCATATCGGGGAAAGCACCGCAACCGCCCTTCAGGACATGACGAAAAGAGCGTTCATTGCGCTGGGTTGTGAGGGAATGGCGCGTATCGATTTCTTCCTGCGCGCCGATGGGCAGGCGTTTATCAATGAAATCAATACGATACCTGGGTTTACTGATATCAGCATGTATCCAAAGATATTCGCAGCAAGCGACGTGCCCTATCCGGAATTGATCGATCGGCTGATCCGCCATGCCCTGAAGCGGGCTGCCTAA